A genomic window from Fusarium verticillioides 7600 chromosome 5, whole genome shotgun sequence includes:
- a CDS encoding mitochondrial-processing peptidase subunit alpha, with amino-acid sequence MATVHVKGIEKDPTELDRVTTLPNGLRVASEALPGSFAGVGVYIEGGSRFENDSLRGVSHIMDRLAFKSTSKRSADDMLEQVEALGGNIQCASSRESMMYQAATFNNAVPPTIELLAETIRDPQITEEEVAEQIETARYEIREIWSKPELILPELVHTAAFKDNTLGNPLLCPEERLGVIDRNTVLAYRDLFYRPERMVVAYAGVEHGEAVRLTEKFFGDMKKGSERVQEITGSETSDSELSDSEASSSSASSSPQSSSGLLSRFFKHPPSASQNLQNLPSQNDITKPSKYTGGFLSLPAQPPNLSGLPTFTHIHLAFEGLPVASDDIYALATLQTLLGGGGSFSAGGPGKGMYSRLYTNVLNQHGWVESCMAFNHSYTDSGLFGISASCLPGRTANMLDVMCQELRALTLTTGFSRLQETEVARAKNQLRSSLLMNLESRMVELEDLGRSIQVHGRKIPVKDMCRRIENLTVDDLRRVAKMVVGGKVKNPGGGSGAPTVVLQEAQAYGVSSHSMSWDQIQDRIDSWKLGST; translated from the exons ATGGCTACCGTTCATGTGAAGGGGATTGAGAAG GATCCTACAGAACTTGATCGAGTCACAACACTTCCTAATGGCCTACGAGTCGCATCAGAGGCCCTCCCCGGATCCTTCGCTGGCGTCGGTGTCTATATCGAAGGCGGCTCTCGATTCGAAAACGACTCTCTCCGCGGTGTATCTCACATTATGGACCGTCTTGCTTTCAAATCGACATCGAAGCGCTCCGCAGACGATATGCTCGAGCAGGTCGAGGCCCTGGGTGGAAATATTCAATGTGCCTCTTCAAGAGAGAGCATGATGTACCAGGCGGCAACTTTTAACAATGCCGTTCCCCCGACAATCGAACTCCTCGCCGAAACGATTAGGGATCCTCAAATTacggaagaggaggtggCAGAGCAGATCGAGACCGCTCGATATGAAATCCGAGAGATTTGGAGCAAGCCCGAACTAATCTTGCCTGAGCTGGTGCACACTGCTGCGTTTAAGGATAATACGCTCGGAAATCCACTGTTATGCCCGGAGGAGAGATTAGGCGTTATTGACAGAAATACTGTTTTGGCGTACCGCGATCTCTTCTACCGACCTGAGAGAATGGTCGTGGCTTATGCTGGAGTCGAGCACGGAGAGGCTGTCCGATTAACAGAGAAGTTCTTCGGTGACATGAAGAAGGGTAGCGAACGCGTCCAAGAAATCACTGGTTCAGAGACAAGTGACAGTGAACTATCAGATAGCGAAGCCAGCTCATCGTCAGCGTCTTCATCACCGCAGTCCTCCTCTGGCCTCCTCTCACGATTCTTCAAGCACCCCCCCTCCGCTTCTCAAAACCTTCAAAATCTCCCCTCTCAAAACGACATCACAAAGCCCTCCAAATACACTGGAGGCTTCCTCTCACTCCCCGCTCAACCACCTAACCTGAGCGGTCTCCCTACTTTCACACATATTCACCTCGCTTTCGAGGGTCTACCCGTGGCTTCGGATGATATCTATGCCCTCGCCACGCTTCAGActcttcttggtggtggcggATCTTTCTCCGCTGGTGGACCTGGCAAGGGCATGTACTCTCGTCTGTACACAAATGTCCTGAACCAGCATGGCTGGGTTGAGTCATGTATGGCATTTAACCACTCCTACACTGATTCCGGCCTCTTTGGTATTTCAGCCAGCTGTCTGCCTGGCCGTACCGCCAACATGCTCGACGTTATGTGCCAAGAGCTCCGTGCTCTGACCCTCACAACAGGTTTCTCACGGCTACAAGAGACCGAGGTTGCCCGCGCGAAGAACCAGCTGCGATCGAGTCTTCTAATGAACCTAGAGAGCCGTatggttgagcttgaagatctcggccGTTCCATCCAGGTCCATGGCCGCAAGATCCCCGTCAAGGATATGTGCCGTCGCATCGAGAACCTTACAGTGGATGACCTTCGCCGTGTAGCCAAGATGGTTGTTGGCGGCAAGGTGAAGAACCCTGGCGGCGGAAGCGGTGCCCCTACCGTGGTGCTTCAGGAAGCTCAGGCATATGGCGTGAGCAGCCACTCGATGAGCTGGGATCAGATTCAAGATCGTATTGACAGCTGGAAGCTTGGCAGCACATAA